From the genome of Aspergillus chevalieri M1 DNA, chromosome 8, nearly complete sequence, one region includes:
- a CDS encoding ATP-binding protein (COG:S;~EggNog:ENOG410PPVP;~InterPro:IPR027417): MAAAITSWVLNPIQSLTMSRPRTRKLWCAVPGNLRRPFSIECIADQDDIETLMKKIWEEIKEDIKRTTPHYSRLSLYSPVVQLNDEEEFRIDDGEFLHPRRMITSLFPKSEDPDVDIVVVSGDITTRKRKRSESQSVNISWTHPRTENRLICPRERTVSKLAAILDEVNIVHVRGTPASGKTRLSELLRDYYRKEGRKAFLIKKWEELDSEDPWGSLIELVKKKNKELEGVSTTSFTVTSSQSEHDLSWVLTSNTVIIVDEAQATYSDDTLWNTIFKERLTPNVYKFRLCLFCSYGSPAAGPDPTFFTPVKFSDEQRISLTPQNQQDSPPIGLFYDKEEFRDVISRLLTFHYEETFNFDEGALEYIFAVTNGHPGAVTSIVDVIYEAYRHDIKRGCISTLTEDHVIWFLEDTATVFDKLRSKPVNRSFPDISRATNGISVILSKITEGSIPFDINDASIKFCYQKGWIHRVALDGGDVAVLPSRLHEKYVEYWIGKMSMPLPARFDSLPKLCKEVLGEFSITILRHSAEGKKISTASQPRPVEAQYQDEFHRGFVHLAGLGVPISSEWSRTKDGRVDFYIPEKKWAIELLRDHNRVDEHISRFKEGGKYHPWLKENMIKDWIIIDCATSLPTKEFSEPRLWNAVFINDYSELRLYNHQKALIMSVHLHI; encoded by the exons ATGGCtgccgccatcaccagctgggtgctcaacccaatccaatctttgacaatgtctcgaccacgTACTCGCAAATTATGGTGCGCTGTCCCTGGCAACCTTAGGCGGCCATTCTCTATTGAGTGTATTGCAGACCAAGACGATATTGAGACACTCATGAAGAAAATATGGGAAGAAATCAAGGAAGACATCAAGAGAACTACACCCCACTACAGCCGACTCTCTCTCTACAGCCCTGTGGTGCAACtcaatgatgaagaggagttcaggattgatgatggtgaattcctacatccacgccgaatgattACATCACTCTTCCCCAAAAGCGaggatccagatgtggatattgttgttgtgagcggagATATCACTAcacggaaacggaagcgctctgaatcacaaagtg TGAATATATCTTGGACACATCCCAGAACAGAAAATCGATTGATATGCCCTCGAGAGCGTACAGTGTCAAAACTTgcggccattttggatgaagtgaacatagtccatgtgcgtggaactccagccagtgggaaaacacGTCTCTCTGAACTCTTGAGAGACTACTATcgcaaagagggaagaaaggctTTCTTGATCAAGAAATGGGAAGAACTTGATTCTGAGGATCCCTGGGGCAGTCTTATTGAGCTtgtcaaaaaaaagaataaggAACTAGAAGGTGTCTCCACCACTAGTTTCACTGTGACTTCATCACAATCCGAACAtgatctctcttgggttttgacatcaaacactgttattattgtggatgaggcacaggcGACCTACAGTGATGATacgctctggaacacaatcttCAAGGAGAGACTAACCCCTAATGTTTACAAAtttcgactatgtcttttctgctcttacggcagtccagcagcaggcccagatccaacattcttcactccagtcaAGTTTTCTGACGAACAACGCATCTCATTGACGCCACAAAACCAGCAAGactcaccacctattggtctattttatgacaaagaagagttcaggGATGTCATTTCACGATTGCTTACATTTCATTATGAAGAGACATTCAATTTTGATGAGGGTGCCCTGGAGTATATATTTGCAGTAAcaaatggccatccaggagcggtGACATCGATAGTTGATGTAATTTACGAG GCCTATCGCCATGACATCAAGCGTGGATGTATCAGtaccttgacagaagatcatgtcatctggttcctggaggacactGCCACAGTTTTTGACAAACTAAGAAGCAAGCCAGttaatcgctcttttccagATATATCAAGAGCTACAAATGGAATCTCAGTCATATTGAGCAAAATTACagaaggaagtattccatttgatatcaatgatgcaagcatcaagttctgttaccagaaaggttggattcacagagtagctctggatggtggtgatgttgcagttctgccatcgcgcttacatgaaaa atatGTTGAATATTGGATTGGCAAAATGTCAATGCCCCTTcctgccagatttgactcactaccgaaattatgcaaagaaGTTCTGGGTGAATTCTCCATCACGATCCTGAGGcattcagctgagggcaaaaagatatcaactgcatcacaacccagacctgtggaagccCAATATCAGGATGAATTCCACAGGGGATTTGTCCACCTAGCTGGGCTAGGCGTACCaatatccagtgaatggtcaagaactaaggacggtcgagtggatttctatatcccagaaaagaaatgggcgattGAATTATTGAGAGATCACAATAGagttgatgaacatatctctcgattcaaggagggtggaaaatatcatccctggctaaAAGAGAATATGatcaaggattggatcataatcgactgtgcgacttctttgccaaccaaag AGTTCTCTGAGCCTAGGCTGTGGAATGCtgtattcatcaatgattattctgaattgcggctgtataaccatcagaaagctcttattatgtctgtgcatctacatATTTGA
- a CDS encoding GFA family protein (COG:S;~EggNog:ENOG410Q4K4;~InterPro:IPR011057,IPR006913;~PFAM:PF04828;~go_function: GO:0016846 - carbon-sulfur lyase activity [Evidence IEA]), translated as MLLSRSHSSRLSATALIARSAFTSNLMVPRSSFRVTKGSPKHCDTTGDSGKNNRHFFCPDCGSSLYSQPDIMPDITTIKAGTLDNGENGLRGRVDVEVYVKDRVGFVSGVEGARQEDTI; from the exons ATGCTGCTGAGT CGGAGCCACTCATCACGGCTCTCTGCCACTGCATTGATTGCCAGAAG TGCCTTTACCTCCAACCTTATGGTCCCCCGCAGCTCTTTCAGAGTAACTAAGG GTTCGCCCAAACATTGCGACACAACCGGAGACTCGGGCAAAAACAACCGCCACTTCTTTTGTCCTGACTGCGGCTCAAGTCTTTACAGTCAGCCTGACATCATGCCTGACATCACTACTATTAAGGCGGGAACGCTGGATAATGGGGAGAATGGACTTCGGGGGCGTGTTGATGTCGAGGTTTATGTTAAGGATCGGGTGGGATTTGTGTCGGGTGTTGAGGGGGCGAGGCAGGAGGACACTATATGA
- a CDS encoding uncharacterized protein (COG:S;~EggNog:ENOG410Q1UX;~TransMembrane:1 (i199-226o)), with protein MLNQVVKAKRLVSNQSRQSQITPVATRSNQTIIHLLQSCIFGQGGVLEQKRIQKVLEAEFYLLILIKDPCGMLQPLLGEWDKNTLLDLHPLGLPVLWKGIQGAVNYLRILDVDVDETSRFLDPVAKRIGQVLLYINYEELCKRPKEYCPPSTSKPTVTHVLNCILDAYTDDPHISMSPQSRRDKISGYHVRGGRWWWRLAGTLGVGMLLIADSSLMSIMCVSQLAYCVAQLTQISRCNNSFTINQINVLATFALNTRSGTIRIFRALELMVKPLMFGRITDDLRQAILDDELGLLGRHELARVYDEDETAVACQRIENSWTAVDAESYAREKMTEFLASMPAM; from the coding sequence ATGCTCAACCAAGTAGTCAAGGCAAAGAGACTAGTCAGCAACCAGTCAAGACAGTCACAAATAACGCCAGTCGCGACTAGGTCAAATCAGACGATCATCCACTTGTTGCAATCTTGTATATTTGGCCAAGGGGGTGTGCTTGAGCAGAAACGAATTCAGAAGGTTCTTGAGGCGGAATTTTATCTTCTGATTCTGATAAAGGATCCTTGCGGAATGCTACAACCCCTGTTGGGTGAATGGGACAAGAATACGTTGCTCGACTTGCACCCACTTGGACTTCCAGTCCTCTGGAAAGGTATACAGGGAGCCGTGAATTACCTTCGCATCCTAGATGTAGATGTAGATGAGACAAGCCGGTTTCTTGATCCCGTTGCGAAGCGTATCGGACAGGTATTACTCTACATTAACTATGAGGAGCTCTGTAAGCGCCCGAAAGAATACTGCCCTCCTTCCACATCAAAGCCGACTGTGACCCACGTTCTTAACTGTATCCTTGATGCCTACACTGATGATCCTCATATATCAATGTCACCGCAATCTCGCCGTGATAAGATATCTGGTTATCATGTACGAGGAGGCAGAtggtggtggaggcttgcagGGACCTTGGGAGTTGGCATGCTGTTGATTGCCGACAGTTCCCTGATGAGTATCATGTGTGTTTCCCAACTAGCTTACTGTGTGGCCCAATTGACCCAGATATCTAGGTGTAATAATTCGTTCACTATCAACCAGATCAATGTTCTCGCCACTTTCGCCTTGAATACTCGATCAGGCACCATTCGCATCTTCCGTGCGTTGGAGCTGATGGTCAAACCCCTCATGTTTGGACGGATTACAGATGATCTCCGCCAGGCAATTTTAGATGATGAACTCGGCCTCCTAGGAAGACATGAATTGGCACGTGTctatgatgaagatgagacgGCGGTGGCGTGTCAGCGGATTGAAAATTCATGGACAGCGGTTGATGCTGAATCCTATGCGAGGGAGAAAATGACTGAATTCCTTGCTAGCATGCCGGCAATGTAG
- a CDS encoding uncharacterized protein (SECRETED:SignalP(1-21)) yields MHLKSLLIAFTATLTTVTASAIPDSVRTLAALEKQDNGSCGQICNGPDSCLVECTVCDINTSTCVKE; encoded by the exons ATGCACCTCAAATCCCTCCTCATCGCCTTCACCGCGACTCTCACCACCGTTACCGCCAGCGCCATCCCCGACTCCGTGCGTACCTTGGCGGCCCTCGAAAAGCAGGACAATGGCAGCTGCGGCCAGATTTGTAATGGGCCCGATAGTTGCTTGGTCGAGTGTACCGTCTGTGATATCAACACGTCTACTTGTGTCA AGGAGTAG
- a CDS encoding GFA family protein (COG:S;~EggNog:ENOG410Q4K4;~InterPro:IPR011057,IPR006913;~PFAM:PF04828;~go_function: GO:0016846 - carbon-sulfur lyase activity [Evidence IEA]) has translation MPLKGSCMCGFIGYAAESEPLVTALCHCIDCQKWTGGPCTSNVVVPRDSFSITKGTPKHCDVTGKSGKNNRHFFCPECGSSLYTEVEIMADKTIIKAGTLDNGETGLRGHVDVEFYVKDRVGFVPAIEGAKQETTM, from the exons ATGCCTCTAAAAGGATCCTGCATGTGTGGTTTTATCGGCTATGCTGCTGAGT CGGAACCTCTTGTTACGGCTCTCTGTCACTGCATTGATTGCCAGAAG TGGACCGGCGGCCCCTGCACCTCCAACGTCGTCGTACCACGCGACTCTTTTAGTATCACAAAGG GGACCCCCAAACACTGCGACGTAACCGGAAAGTCCGGCAAAAACAACCGCCACTTTTTCTGTCCTGAGTGCGGATCCAGTCTCTACACCGAGGTCGAGATTATGGCCGACAAGACCATCATCAAGGCTGGGACGTTGGACAATGGGGAGACTGGCCTTCGGGGCCATGTTGACGTTGAGTTCTATGTTAAGGATCGGGTGGGTTTTGTGCCTGCTATTGAGGGGGCCAAGCAGGAGACAACTATGTGA
- a CDS encoding uncharacterized protein (InterPro:IPR031359) codes for MAGKKWLSLSNIRHFHKHPRPDDYRVDPVAPSRKTDLTQLSTTEHDSTTSSAHDHDRVHPIPNKSATSIKPNLLWDRAYDSFREDQPALVEAYEKVLSCELAATCTTFPVSNIEQNMIERKDTEMRRSQMGQLVDKGLARIEHEANAKQGVGHVVDVALAANNMISTALKEVG; via the coding sequence ATGGCTGGGAAGAAATGGTTGTCACTATCAAACATCCGTCACTTTCATAAGCACCCAAGGCCAGATGATTATCGCGTTGACCCCGTTGCACCATCTAGGAAGACGGACTTGACTCAACTGTCTACAACAGAGCATGATTCAACAACATCCTCCGCCCATGATCATGACCGGGTGCATCCAATTCCAAATAAATCGGCCACCTCAATTAAGCCGAACTTACTCTGGGATAGAGCTTATGACAGCTTCAGAGAAGACCAGCCTGCGCTGGTGGAAGCTTATGAAAAGGTGCTGTCTTGTGAACTTGCTGCGACATGTACCACTTTCCCAGTATCCAACATTGAGCAAAACATGATTGAGCGGAAAGATACAGAGATGCGACGATCTCAGATGGGACAGCTTGTTGACAAGGGTCTGGCAAGGATTGAGCATGAGGCCAATGCCAAACAGGGTGTTGGACATGTAGTAGATGTGGCCCTTGCTGCAAATAATATGATAAGCACTGCACTCAAGGAAGTTGGATAA